From Nostoc punctiforme PCC 73102:
TCACAAGTACAATTGCTAATGTAGTTGAAGATTTTTTAGGAAAAAATATACAACCTAACCTACTAGCAATGAGTGCGGGAGTGCGCCAGTATCTAGAGCAAAATGCCAGAGATTGAAAGTCAGCATATCAATTAGTAGAGTGTTGAGCCAGAAGCTAACTACTGTGCCTTTGCTGTACTTGCCAATTCTAGCCATCGGCTCAATTCTTTTTGGTTGATGATACGTAACTTAGAGAAAGGAATACGGCGTTTAGATGCCCAACGGTATAGGGTTCGCAAAGTCACTTTGTAGCCTGTTTGCTCATAAAGATAGTCCGGTAATTCTCGCCCTAAGAGTGGAAATTCCGGGTTTTCTAAATCAATACCAAATTTGGCAAGTCGTTCTTTCTCTTTCATCAGTAACAATGAAACGTCAGACAACGAATACTTTTTGAAAGGGTTTTGACGTTTCAGGTAAAATAATCCTAGTAAATAGCACCATTCTTTGAGTTTAACTTCTCGCTTGTAAGGCTGAACGCCACATATTCGCAGACAGTTACGCCAAGTTCTTTGGGAAATATTCTTACCTAAAACGTGTTCGCAAGCTGTTTTTACCCAAGTAAGGTTGTACATATTTTGATACATATTTCCTCCAATAATTTAATGCCCAGGGAAAACCTGGGCGCTCAAGCTTAATCTTCTACAGGTTCAGTTTCGTCTCCCAGCTTTCCACGAAGACGTTTGTTAATCATTCTTTTGTTACTGCGTTCGACATAAGCGCCAAAACCGTTTTCCCAAAATACACGGTGCAATTCTGACAATTTCCAACCTTCAAAGTCGGCTAATTCCTCAGCCTCTTCAAATAGTGCTGTTGGCACGTAGAGTTCAATCCGGGTCATTCCCTGTGCTTTCGTTCTAGGCATTGTTGCATCCATACTTAATCACCCAAATTATCAACTGATATTGGTTATGGGACAAGAAGCCGACAAATTCAAGAATATTGTTGG
This genomic window contains:
- a CDS encoding DNA-binding protein, whose amino-acid sequence is MYQNMYNLTWVKTACEHVLGKNISQRTWRNCLRICGVQPYKREVKLKEWCYLLGLFYLKRQNPFKKYSLSDVSLLLMKEKERLAKFGIDLENPEFPLLGRELPDYLYEQTGYKVTLRTLYRWASKRRIPFSKLRIINQKELSRWLELASTAKAQ